From the genome of Impatiens glandulifera chromosome 9, dImpGla2.1, whole genome shotgun sequence, one region includes:
- the LOC124914242 gene encoding SNF1-related protein kinase regulatory subunit beta-2-like, with translation MGNANGREDGGSGGGDSPSREDDMVAQEEGPQQQQSDGGELMGQSPPPSPRAAHSPLMFTPQVPVVPLERPDEAHIQTHPWSSSDSDDVQGIPTMITWSYDGKEVALEGSWDNWKTRKLLHKSGKDFTIMRVLPSGVYHYRFVVDGQRRYSPDMPWGQDENGLAYNILDLKDYIPEDVESISGFEPPLSPESSYSNLNLGSEDFAKEPPSVPPHLQMTLLNAPASNFEIPPPFSRPQHVVLNHLYMQKGKSGSPVVALGSTNRFLAKYVTVVLYKSIQR, from the exons ATGGGGAATGCGAATGGAAGAGAAGATGGAGGTAGTGGTGGTGGTGACAGTCCGTCGAGGGAGGATGACATGGTTGCTCAAGAAGAAGGTCCGCAACAACAACAATCTGATGGAGGAGAACTGATGGGTCAGTCCCCTCCTCCAAGCCCTAGGGCTGCCCACTCTCCACTTATGTTCACTCCTCAG GTTCCTGTTGTTCCCCTTGAAAGACCTGATGAGGCACACATACAAACACATCCATGGTCAAGTTCAGATTCGGATGATGTGCAAGGGATTCCCACAATGATTACATGGAGCTACGATGGTAAAGAAGTTGCTCTAGAAGGATCTTGGGATAATTGGAAGACAAG GAAGCTTTTGCACAAATCCGGGAAGGATTTCACTATTATGAGAGTGCTTCCTTCGGGTGTTTACCACTATCGATTCGTTGTTGATGGGCAAAGGAGGTACTCTCCTGATATGCCATGGGGACAAGATGAGAATGGACTTGCTTACAATATCCTTGATTTGAAG GATTATATACCGGAAGATGTGGAAAGCATTTCTGGCTTCGAACCTCCTCTATCCCCAGAATCGAGTTACTCCAATCTAAACCTTGGTTCAGAGGATTTTGCAAAGGAACCGCCATCTGTTCCTCCACATCTACAAATGACTTTGCTCAATGCTCCTGCTTCCAATTTTGAGATTCCACCTCCATTTTCAAGACCCCAACACGTCGTTCTTAACCATCTCTACATGCAAAAAGGTAAGAGTGGCTCTCCTGTTGTAGCCCTCGGTTCAACCAACCGGTTTCTGGCCAAGTACGTCACCGTTGTCCTCTACAAATCCATTCAGAGGTAA
- the LOC124914241 gene encoding oligopeptide transporter 3-like codes for MAFRNDSGSDGDELNGEGTCSVEEVRLVVPETDDPSLPVMTFRAWILGLLSCIILIILNTFFIYRTQPLSISAILMQITVLPIGKFMAATLPTRQFTVMGRSFCLNPGPFNIKEHVIITVMANCGVSMGGGDAYSIGAITVMKAYYKQNLGFLCGLVIVLTTNMVGYGWAGMLRRYLVDPVEMWWPSNLAQVSLFRALHEKKTKAKGLTRMEFFLIFMAASFAYYALPGYLFPILTFFSWVCWVWPRSITAQQIGSGYHGLGVGAFTLDWAGISAYHGSPLVTPFSSIFNVGIGFVMFVYIVVPVCYWKFNTFDARRFPIFSNQLFTTSGHKYDTTKILTPKFELNVPAYEGYGKLYLSPLFALSIGSGFARFAATLSHVALFNGSDIWKQSKSAMKNVQMDVHSKLMQNYKQVPSWWFIILLAGSIVLSIIMSFIWKEVVQLPWWGMLLAFVLSFVITLPVGVIQATTNQQPGFDIIAQFIIGYILPGKPIANLLFKIYGRISTIHALSFLADLKLGIYMKIPPRCMYTAQLVGTLVSGTVNLAVSWWMLGNIENLCDIETLHPESPWTCPKFRVTFDASVIWGLIGPGRLFGAGGLYRNMVWLFLVGAVLPVPVWVLSKVYPEKKWIRLINIPVILYGFAGMPPATPTNIASWIVTGTIFNYFVFKFRKGWWQKYNYVLSAALDAGTAFMGVLIFFLLQNEGRNLKWWGSELDHCPLAKCPTAPGISVPGCPVFK; via the exons ATGGCCTTTAGAAATGATTCCGGCAGCGACGGCGATGAACTCAACGGAGAAGGGACCTGTTCAGTAGAGGAGGTCCGTCTGGTGGTGCCGGAAACCGATGACCCATCTCTACCAGTCATGACTTTCCGGGCATGGATTCTAGGCCTTCTCTCATGCATAATTTTGATTATCCTAAACACATTCTTTATATACCGAACTCAACCTCTCTCCATTTCGGCCATCCTCATGCAAATCACCGTCCTTCCGATCGGGAAGTTTATGGCGGCGACACTTCCCACGCGGCAGTTCACGGTGATGGGTCGAAGCTTCTGCCTGAATCCAGGGCCGTTCAATATAAAGGAACATGTCATCATTACGGTTATGGCGAATTGCGGCGTGTCTATGGGTGGCGGCGATGCTTATTCCATTGGAGCTATTACTGTTATGAAAGCTTATTACAAACAGAACCTTGGTTTTCTTTGTGGACTTGTTATTGTCTTGACAACTAAT ATGGTGGGTTATGGATGGGCTGGGATGTTGAGGAGGTACCTGGTTGATCCAGTTGAAATGTGGTGGCCTTCAAATCTTGCTCAGGTTTCTTTGTTTAG GGCACTTCACGAAAAGAAGACAAAAGCAAAAGGATTGACAAGAATGGAGTTCTTCCTCATCTTCATGGCAGCTAGCTTTGCTTATTACGCTTTACCCGGATACCTTTTCCCCATTTTGACTTTCTTCTCGTGGGTATGTTGGGTTTGGCCTCGTAGCATCACTGCTCAACAAATTGGATCGGGTTACCATGGGCTCGGCGTTGGTGCCTTCACTCTAGATTGGGCTGGAATTTCGGCTTACCATGGAAGTCCCTTGGTAACGCCTTTCTCCTCAATCTTCAATGTTGGGATCGGCTTCGTCATGTTTGTTTACATTGTCGTCCCCGTCTGTTACTGGAAATTCAACACATTTGACGCTAGAAGATTCCCCATCTTTTCAAACCAACTCTTCACAACCAGTGGCCATAAGTACGACACCACCAAGATCTTGACGCCCAAATTTGAACTTAACGTCCCTGCATACGAGGGATATGGGAAGCTTTATCTCAGCCCTCTTTTCGCACTTTCAATTGGATCCGGCTTCGCTAGATTTGCAGCAACACTTAGTCATGTCGCTCTATTTAACGGCAG CGATATCTGGAAGCAGAGCAAGTCTGCGATGAAGAACGTCCAAATGGACGTCCACTCGAAACTAATGCAGAATTACAAACAAGTGCCATCATGGTGGTTCATCATCTTGTTAGCAGGGAGTATTGTTCTCTCAATTATAATGTCTTTTATATGGAAAGAAGTTGTGCAGCTTCCATGGTGGGGAATGCTCCTTGCATTCGTCTTGTCATTTGTCATCACTCTTCCAGTTGGAGTCATTCAAGCTACCACTAATCAG CAACCCGGATTTGACATCATAGCCCAATTCATAATCGGTTATATACTGCCTGGGAAACCCATAGCCAATCTGCTTTTCAAGATATACGGGCGAATTAGCACCATTCATGCTCTCTCTTTCTTAGCCGATCTCAAGCTCGGCATCTACATGAAAATCCCACCTCGCTGCATGTACACAGCCCAG CTGGTGGGAACATTGGTTTCAGGCACGGTCAACCTCGCGGTGTCTTGGTGGATGTTAGGAAACATTGAGAATCTATGTGATATCGAAACCCTTCACCCAGAAAGCCCATGGACATGCCCTAAGTTCAGAGTCACATTCGATGCATCGGTTATATGGGGTTTGATTGGACCGGGGAGGCTTTTTGGAGCAGGCGGGTTATACAGGAACATGGTATGGTTGTTCCTTGTTGGAGCTGTATTGCCGGTTCCAGTTTGGGTACTGAGCAAGGTTTACCCAGAAAAGAAGTGGATTCGGTTGATAAACATCCCTGTTATATTGTACGGTTTTGCTGGAATGCCTCCAGCAACTCCGACCAATATAGCAAGCTGGATCGTGACAGGAACAATATTTAACTATTTCGTGTTCAAATTTAGGAAAGGGTGGTGGCAGAAGTATAACTATGTATTGTCGGCAGCTCTTGATGCTGGTACAGCGTTTATGGGTGTGCTGATATTCTTTCTACTGCAGAATGAAGGGCGGAACTTGAAATGGTGGGGATCGGAGCTTGACCATTGTCCTTTGGCGAAATGCCCGACTGCTCCTGGAATTTCGGTTCCAGGCTGCCCTGTTTTCAAATAG
- the LOC124914676 gene encoding uncharacterized protein LOC124914676 has translation MEIIPLLGQCNSSSMAIFIFLSLLLFGVHPKVVAGLEINPLVELSSRDDLARMAGYGEEKLSTVMIYGSVLCSPCSDEKAQDQAQPISGASVVVSCRTNKKASKSNWVEGSTDKYGEFLIDLPSHLHSIPDLDKRCCVKVTKVPKNSICHHHRSFTGKHSELEKSASSDGNGGIRSYTAKKLVLAPNHSHEECTNNTSL, from the exons ATGGAGATCATACCTTTACTCGGCCAATGCAACAGTTCATCCATGgcgatcttcatcttcttatctCTTCTACTGTTTGGAGTTCACCCAAAGGTGGTCGCCGGACTTGAGATAAATCCTCTGGTAGAGCTTTCTAGCAGAGATGATTTGGCACGAATGGCTGGTTATGGAGAAGAGAAGCTTTCTACTGTCATGATTTACGGTTCTGTTCTATGTTCCCCTTGTTCGGATGAGAAAGCTCAGGATCAGGCTCAACCCATTTCAG GTGCTTCAGTAGTTGTATCGTGTCGAACTAATAAGAAAGCAAGCAAATCGAACTGGGTTGAAGGGTCTACAGACAAGTATGGAGAGTTCTTGATCGATCTTCCTTCCCACCTTCACTCAATTCCAGATTTGGATAAGAGGTGTTGTGTGAAGGTGACAAAAGTGCCAAAGAACTCAATATGTCACCACCACCGTTCATTCACGGGAAAGCATTCTGAATTGGAGAAGTCTGCTTCATCAGATGGTAATGGCGGCATCCGTTCTTACACTGCCAAGAAATTAGTTTTGGCACCAAACCATTCACACGAGGAATGCACCAACAACACTAGTTTGTAG
- the LOC124914677 gene encoding acyl carrier protein, protein MLNIRNSILKHARIRATAFVNAGNGNILSKFAQHFSTIDNDAAQNQIMDRVTGLVKDFSAIDASKVTETADFQKDLSLDSLDRVELVMAFEQEFSIEIPDDEADKLTCCADVAKYISSKTDQKNKKEG, encoded by the exons ATGCTGAACATCAGAAATTCAATTCTGAAACACGCGAGGATTAGGGCGACCGCATTCGTGAACGCGGGAAATGGTAACATACTCAGCAAGTTCGCACAGCATTTTAGCACAATTGATAATGATGCCGCACAGAATCAGATAATGGATCGAGTCACTGGCCTAGTAAAAGATTTTAGCGCAATCGATGCGTCTAAG GTGACTGAAACTGCTGATTTCCAAAAGGACTTGTCTCTTGACAGCTTGGATAGAGTAGAACTTGTTATGGCTTTTGAGCAAGAATTCTCTATTGAGATCCCTGATGATGAGGCTGATAAACTTACCTGCTGTGCTGATGTTGCTAAATACATAAGTTCTAAAACAGACcagaagaacaagaaagaagGCTGA